Proteins encoded together in one Archangium lipolyticum window:
- a CDS encoding glycosyltransferase: MLVPLEPSAALPSAEKSRHTCHLCPLSFDASKVGAERRTTVRVLLSGIGTRGDVQPIVALAVELRARGHAVRLCVPPNFLDWVRGFGFDATPIGIAMREPRGGSAGTAPTPEQMRELVRHLVTNQFDVIASAVEGCEMLVGGGAHQYAVRSIAESRGLPCVVALYAPVVLPSPDHAPDGEPGGDPVANMQRWADESRAWNQRFLELVNDNRRRLGLAPLSELRNHVLSDEPWLAADPTLGPLPSTPGMRVVQTGAWLLEDEAPLEPALEEFLAAGAPPVYVGFGSMPADQAAGRTVVEAVRSVGRRVVLSRGWAGLGLIDDADDVIAIGDVNQQTLFPRLAAVVHHGGAGTTTTAARAGVPQVLVPMFSDQPYWGSRVRALGLGASVPRAELSVDSVASALRVALEPRVADRAAALAGDVKGDGAAVAARLLEREYA, translated from the coding sequence TCGGCGGCTCTTCCTTCTGCTGAAAAATCGCGTCACACCTGCCACCTTTGTCCTCTGTCTTTCGATGCGTCCAAGGTGGGCGCGGAACGGAGAACGACGGTGCGGGTACTTCTGTCAGGAATCGGAACGCGCGGTGACGTGCAACCCATCGTGGCGTTGGCGGTGGAGCTGCGGGCACGCGGTCACGCTGTGCGGCTCTGTGTGCCGCCCAACTTCCTCGACTGGGTCAGGGGCTTCGGCTTCGACGCGACGCCGATCGGCATCGCGATGCGTGAGCCCCGAGGCGGGTCGGCGGGAACAGCGCCGACCCCGGAGCAGATGCGCGAGCTGGTCCGACACCTGGTGACCAACCAGTTCGACGTGATCGCGTCGGCCGTGGAGGGATGCGAGATGCTCGTCGGCGGAGGGGCGCACCAATACGCTGTCCGTTCCATTGCCGAGTCGCGAGGGCTCCCCTGCGTTGTTGCTCTTTACGCCCCGGTGGTGCTTCCGTCGCCGGACCACGCGCCGGATGGAGAGCCCGGGGGAGACCCGGTTGCGAACATGCAGCGATGGGCGGACGAGTCGCGGGCGTGGAATCAGCGATTTCTCGAGCTCGTGAACGACAACCGGCGCCGGCTGGGGCTCGCCCCGCTGAGCGAGTTGCGCAACCACGTCCTTTCCGATGAGCCGTGGCTCGCGGCCGACCCCACGTTGGGGCCGCTGCCCAGCACACCGGGGATGCGCGTCGTGCAGACCGGTGCCTGGCTCCTCGAGGACGAGGCGCCGCTGGAGCCGGCGCTGGAGGAGTTCCTCGCGGCCGGCGCGCCGCCGGTCTACGTCGGCTTCGGCAGCATGCCCGCTGATCAGGCCGCGGGCCGCACCGTCGTCGAGGCCGTGCGGTCGGTCGGCCGCCGTGTGGTGCTGTCGCGAGGATGGGCCGGGCTGGGCCTGATCGACGACGCGGACGATGTGATCGCGATCGGCGATGTGAACCAACAGACGTTGTTCCCACGCCTCGCGGCGGTGGTGCACCACGGGGGAGCGGGGACCACGACGACGGCCGCTCGGGCCGGCGTACCGCAGGTGCTCGTCCCGATGTTCTCCGATCAGCCGTACTGGGGTTCCCGGGTTCGTGCACTGGGGCTGGGAGCATCCGTCCCGCGCGCCGAACTCAGCGTCGACTCAGTGGCCTCCGCTCTGCGCGTCGCCCTCGAGCCACGAGTCGCAGACCGTGCCGCGGCGCTGGCCGGCGACGTGAAAGGCGATGGCGCCGCGGTGGCCGCCCGTCTCCTCGAGCGCGAGTACGCATGA
- a CDS encoding class II 3-deoxy-7-phosphoheptulonate synthase: MSTWSPTSWKTKPITQDVHYEEQKEVEEVVAELGRLPPLVTSWEVERLRELLAEAQQGRRFLLQGGDCAESLSDCRPDIITNRQKIILQMSLVLIHGGHRPVIRVGRIAGQYAKPRSKPTETRGGVELPSYFGDLVNRPEFTPEARRADPRLMLACYHHAAMTLNFVRSLSDGGFADVHHPEYWDLSFFRQAAVPGELREEYEQTTRKLSEALRFMEALGERTVADLTRVDFYTSHEGLNLHYESAQTRQVPWRQGWYDLTTHLPWIGERTRALDGAHVEFFRGIRNPVGVKLGPSVSPADAVRLAEQLNPDNEPGKLVLITRMGAQKVADALPPVVEAMRRAGRLVLWVCDPMHGNTVSTSSGIKTRNFDDVLHEVERSFDVHEQLGSYLGGVHFELTGEDVTECMGGAVGITEKDLERNYATLCDPRLNYRQALEMSFRLARRMSSLPRAPRS, from the coding sequence ATGAGCACCTGGTCCCCCACTTCCTGGAAGACGAAGCCCATCACCCAAGACGTCCACTATGAGGAGCAGAAGGAGGTGGAGGAGGTCGTCGCGGAGCTCGGCCGGCTGCCTCCGCTGGTCACCTCCTGGGAGGTGGAGCGCCTGCGCGAGCTGCTGGCGGAGGCCCAGCAGGGCCGCCGCTTCCTGCTGCAGGGCGGGGACTGCGCCGAGTCGCTCTCCGACTGCCGTCCGGACATCATCACCAACCGGCAGAAGATCATCCTGCAGATGTCGCTGGTGCTCATCCACGGAGGGCACCGGCCCGTCATCCGGGTGGGGCGCATCGCCGGCCAGTACGCCAAGCCACGCTCCAAGCCCACCGAGACGCGCGGGGGCGTGGAGCTGCCCAGCTACTTCGGGGACCTCGTCAACCGGCCGGAGTTCACCCCCGAGGCGCGGCGGGCGGATCCCCGGCTGATGCTGGCCTGCTACCACCACGCGGCGATGACGCTCAACTTCGTGCGCTCGCTGAGCGACGGTGGTTTCGCGGACGTGCACCACCCCGAGTACTGGGACCTGAGCTTCTTCCGGCAGGCCGCCGTGCCGGGCGAGCTGCGCGAGGAGTACGAGCAGACCACCCGCAAGCTCAGCGAGGCCCTGCGTTTCATGGAGGCCCTGGGCGAGCGCACCGTGGCGGACCTCACCCGCGTGGACTTCTACACCAGCCATGAGGGCCTCAACCTCCATTACGAGTCGGCCCAGACGCGTCAGGTGCCGTGGCGCCAGGGCTGGTACGACCTGACGACGCACCTGCCGTGGATTGGCGAGCGCACCCGGGCCCTGGACGGCGCGCACGTGGAGTTCTTCCGCGGCATCCGCAACCCGGTGGGCGTGAAGCTGGGCCCCAGCGTGTCCCCCGCGGACGCCGTCCGGCTGGCCGAGCAGCTCAACCCCGACAACGAGCCGGGCAAGCTCGTGCTCATCACCCGCATGGGCGCCCAGAAGGTGGCGGACGCGCTGCCCCCGGTGGTGGAGGCCATGCGGCGGGCGGGCCGGCTCGTGCTCTGGGTGTGCGACCCGATGCACGGCAACACCGTGAGCACCTCCTCCGGCATCAAGACGCGCAACTTCGATGACGTCCTGCACGAGGTGGAGCGCAGCTTCGACGTGCACGAGCAGCTCGGCTCCTACCTGGGCGGGGTGCACTTCGAGCTCACCGGCGAGGACGTCACCGAGTGCATGGGCGGTGCCGTCGGCATTACCGAGAAGGATCTGGAGCGCAACTACGCCACGCTGTGCGATCCGCGGCTCAACTACCGCCAGGCCCTGGAGATGAGCTTCCGCCTCGCCCGGCGCATGAGCAGCCTGCCCCGCGCACCCCGGTCCTGA